The following is a genomic window from Pseudomonas parafulva.
TCCTCGCCGCCACGCCACAGCAAGCGCAGCAGATCAAGCCCACGCTCAACTTCCAGTACGCTGGCGACGTGCCGGTCTATGCCACGTCCAACCTGTACAGTGCCAGCGGCGATGTGAACCAGTACAACGACATGAACGGCATCCGCTTCTGCGAAACGCCATGGCTGCTGGACACCGGCAACAGCCTGCGCCAGCAGGTGGTGCAACAGTGGCCGCAAGCCGGTGGCAGCCTCGGACGCTTGTACGCCATGGGTGTTGACGCCTACAGCCTGGCGCCACGCCTGGGTCAGCTCAAGGCCCTGCCCGACAACCGCATGCAAGGCCTGTCCGGCAGCTTGAGCATCAACGCCAACCAGCGTGTCGAGCGCCAACTGCCATGGGCAGAATTCGCCGGTGGCCAAGTCAAACGCCTGCCGGACACGCCACGCTGATGCACCACGCATCGCCCGCCAGCGCCGGGCTTGCTGCGGAATGCCAGGCCCTGGCCTTTCTCCAGGGTCATGGCCTGCAGTTGCTGACGCGCAACTGGCGATGCAAGGGAGGCGAGCTTGATCTGGTCATGCTCGACGCCGATACAGTAGTATTCGTCGAAGTCCGCTACCGTTTGCATGCGGGCTTCGGCGGCGCCCTGGAGAGTATCGACGGGCGCAAGCAGAAACGCCTGGCGCTGGCCGCCACCGAGTTCCTGCAGAAGGAGTCGCGCTGGGCCCATCGCCCCTGCCGCTTCGACGTCGTCGCCCTGCAGGGCAGCCACCACGCAGGTCGGCCGCTTCAATGGCTGAAAAACGCCTTCGAATGCTGAACCCATTCCGATTTCTTTGCTCTATGTTTCGCGGGCCGGCCCCTGTTGCGCGTCGCGCAGGCCTCCGCCGCACTTAAGGTCACACCAGATGGACATGCAATCCCGAATCCGCCGGCTGTTTCAGGCCAGCATCGATACCAAGCAACAGGCAATGGACATCCTGGCACCCTACATCGAGCAGGCTAGCCTGGTCATGGTCAATGCCCTGCTCAACGAGGGCAAGATGCTCGCCTGTGGCAACGGCGGCTCGGCAGGCGATGCCCAGCATTTTTCCTCGGAGCTGCTCAACCGCTTCGAGCGCGAACGGCCGAGCTTACCGGCCATCGCCCTGACCACCGATAGCTCGACCCTGACCTCGATCGCCAACGACTACAGCTACAACGAGGTGTTCTCCAAACAGATTCGCGCCCTGGGTCAACCCGGCGACGTGCTGCTGGCCATTTCCACCAGCGGCAACTCCGCCAACGTGATCCAGGCGATCCAGGCGGCACATGATCGCGAAATGATTGTCGTAGCATTGACCGGACGTGACGGCGGCGGCATGGCCTCGCTGCTGCTGCCCGAGGACGTGGAAATCCGCGTTCCAGCCACGGTCACTGCGCGTATCCAGGAAGTCCACCTGCTGGCGATCCACTGCCTGTGCGATCTGATCGACAGCCAACTGTTCGGGAGTGAAGAATGATCCCCAAGCGCCTCGGCCTGATGGCCCTGACCCTGTGCCTCGGCATCACCGGCTGCAGCTCGGTGCTGAACGAGACCCGCAATTCGCCTATCGAGGATGACCGCAGCACCCGCACCCTCGGCAGCAAGATCGACGACTCGCTGATCGAGACCAAGGTCTCGGTCAACGTGGCCAAGGCCAGTCCTGACCTGGACAACGGCTCGCACGTGGTGGTCAGCAGCTACAACGGCATCGTCCTGCTCGCCGGCCAAGTGCCGCGCGCTGACCTCAAGAGCCTCGCTGAGCAGACCGCCAGCCAGGTGCAGCGCGTCAAGAAGGTACACAACGAGCTGCAGGTGATGCAGCCTTCGTCGATCCTGGCACGCAATAACGATGCCTGGCTGACCACCAAGATCAAGACCCAGATGCTCGGCGATCCCAACGTCTCCAGCTCACGCATCAAGGTGATCACCGAAAATGGCATCGTCTATCTCCTGGGTCTGGTGACCCAGCAACAAGCCAACGCGGCCACCAATGTGGTACAAGGTGTGTCGGGTGTGCAGAAGATCGTCAAGCTGTTCGAGTACATCGACTGACATCCAGGCGCGGCATTACCGATGCCCGCGCCATCGCGCACATGAATTCGTCTCGTTTCTGACCATTCAGGAAAAGCCATGAAGAAGTCTTTGCTGTCCCTCATCGCCATCGCCGGTTTCGCTGCCCTGGCAGGTTGCTCCACCCCGAGCGTGATCACCCTCAACGACGGCCGCGAGCTGCAGACCCTCGACAAGCCCAAGTTCGATGACGATTCGGGCTTCTACGAGTTCAAGCAGCTCGATGGCAAGCCGACCCGCATCAACAAGGATCAGGTCCGCACCATCAAAGACCTGTAATCCGGGCTTGAAAGCAAAAAGGCGATCCTTCCGGATCGCCTTTTTTGTTACTTGACCACCTTCAAGCTTGGTCGACCGCTGGGTCGCGGTGGCTGACCTCCACCTTCCGGTGGACCGTCGTCATCGGGCTGGACGCTATCGTCTTCCTCGAGCGCCTCATCCTCCATCAGCGCAGGCTCCAGCTCGAAGACCATGCCCTGGCCGTTCTCGCGTGCATAGATGCCCAGAATCGCGGCGCTCGGCACGTACAGCGAATGGGCCACACCACCAAAACGCCCCTCGAAACTCACCGCATCGTTGTCCATGTGCAGGTTGCGCACGGCGCTGGGCGAGATATTCAGCACGATCTGACCATCGCTGGCAAAGCCTTGCGGGACCTGGACCGCTGGATACTCAGCATTGACCAGCATGTGGGGCGTGCAATCGTTGTCGACGATCCACTCGTACAGTGCTCTAACCAGATAGGGGCGACTGGAGTTCATCAACGGCTCCTTAAAGCTTGCGCATTTCACGTTCGGTAGCGGACAGGCTCGCCTGGAAAGGCTCGCGGGCGAACTGTCGCTCCATGTAATCCAGCAGCGGCTTGGCTTGCCGCGGCAGTTCGATACCCAGTACCGGCAAACGCCAGAGGATGGGCAGTAGACAGCAATCGACCAGGCTTTGCTCCTCGCTCATGAAGCAGGCGAACTCGCCGAACAGCGGCGAGACGCCGGTGAGGCTCTCACGCAGCGACTTGCGCGCCTCGCTGCGCGAGGTTTCGCCGGTCCGCGTATCGAGGATGAGATCGGCCAGCGCACACCAGTCACGCTGGATGCGGTGCATCAGCAGCCGACTGTTGCCACGCGCCACCGGATACACCGGCATCAGCGGCGGATGGGGGTAACGCTCTTCGAGGTATTCCATCACCACGGTCGGCTCGTACAAGGCCAGGTCGCGATCGACCAGGGTCGGCACGCTGCCGTAGGGGTTCACTTCGACCAGCTTGGGCGGCAGCCGATCGGCGACGACGTCGACGATCTGCGCATTGACGCCCTTCTCGGCGAGCACCAGGCGCACACGATGGGAATAGTGGTCGGCGGGGTCGGAATAGCAGGCTAACCTGTTGGTTGCGCCCATGTAGCGGCTCCTCGCGGGGGTATGCGTGTGAAACTGCAAATGCAAACGCGCCCTGGAGGGCTGCCGTGCATTCGCATGGCAGCGCCCCAGGGCGCGTTCAACTACCAGCAACTACTGCGTGATCAGTGCACGTCCTTCCAGTATTCGCGCTTGAGCAAGTAGGCGAACACGAAGAAGAAAGCCAGGTACAGCAGGACATAAGTGCCGATGCGCTGACTCTCCAGTTTGACCGGGTTGGCCGAATAGGCCAGGAAGGTCACCAGGTTCTTGACCTTCTCGTCGAACTGCTCGGCCGTCAGGGTACCGGATTTCGGCTCCACGGTCAGCTGATCGCAGGCTTCATGGGTCAGCGGAGCGCCGGTCAGCGGGTCGAACTGCTTCTTGCCATCGACCACGGTCTGGATCTGCTTGCAGCCGATCACCTGATTGCCCTGCAGGCCCACCAGCACGTTGGGCATGCCGACGTTGGGGAAGACCTTGTTGTTCACACCGTAGGGGCGCGACGGGTCCTGGTAGAAGCTGCGCAGGTAGCTGTACAGCCAGTCGTTGCCGCGAACCCGGGCGACCAGCGTCAAGTCCGGCGGCGCCGCGCCGAACCAGGTCTTGGCGTCATCGGGACGCATGCCGATCTTCATGTGGTCGCCAATCTTGGCGCCCGTGAACACCAGGTTTTCCAGCATCACCTCATGCGGGATACCCAGGTCGTCGGCGACTCGCTCATAACGCTGGAACTTGGCGCTATGACAACCCATGCAATAGTTGGCGAAGGTCCGAGCGCCATCCTGCATCGCGGCCTTGTCAGCCAGGTCGATATCGACCTTATCCAGCTCAACGCCATGCTCAGCAGCGAACGACAGGCCAGGCATCAATGCCAGGCAAAGTACTGCAATCAACTTTTTCATCAGCCAGTCACCCTTTCCGGAACCGGTTTGGTCTTCTCGAGCCTCGTGTAGAAGGGCATCAGCACGAAGTAGGCGAAATACAGCACGGTGCAGATCTGCGACAGCAGGGTTCGCCCGGGCGTTGGCGCCAGCACGCCGAGGATGCCGAGGATGATGAAGGCCACACAGAACACCAACAGGAACAGCTTGCTCAGCCAGCCCTTGTAGCGCATCGAGCGCACTGGACTGCGGTCGAGCCAGGGCAGCACGAAGAGCACCGCGATCGCCGCGCCCATGGCGATGACACCGAAGAGCTTGTCAGGAACCGCGCGCAAGATGGCGTAGAACGGCGTGAAGTACCATACCGGGGCGATGTGCTCAGGCGTCTTGAAGGCGTTGGCCTGCTCGAAGTTCGGTTTTTCCAGGAAGTAACCACCCATTTCCGGGAAGAAGAACACTACGGAACAGAATACGAAGAGGAAGACCACCACCCCGACGATGTCTTTGACGGTGTAGTACGGGTGGAACGGAATGCCGTCGAGCGGGATGCCGTTTTCGTCCTTGTGCTTCTTGATGTCGATGCCGTCAGGGTTGTTCGAACCCACTTCGTGCAGCGCCAGGATGTGCAGCACCACCAGGCCGAGAATGACGATCGGCAGGGCCACCACATGCAGGGCAAAGAAGCGGTTCAGCGTGATGCCGGAGATCAGGTAGTCACCGCGGATCCACTGCGTGAGATCGTCACCGATCACCGGAATGGCACCGAACAGCGAGATGATCACCTGGGCACCCCAGTAGGACATCTGGCCCCAGGGCAGCAGGTACCCCATGAAGGCCTCGGCCATCAGCGCCAGGTAGATCAGCATGCCGAACAGCCACACCAGTTCGCGCGGCTTCTGGTACGAACCGTAGAGCAACCCACGGAACATGTGCAGGTACACCACGATGAAGAACGCCGAAGCGCCGGTAGAGTGCAGGTAGCGCAGGATCCAGCCGTACTCGACGTCGCGCATGATGTACTCGACCGAGGCGAAGGCCTCTTCAGCCGAGGGCGTGAAGCTCATGGTCAGCCAGACGCCGGTGACGATCTGGTTGACCAGCACCAACAGCGCCAGGGAGCCGAAAAAGTACAGGAAGTTGAAATTCTTGGGCGCGTAGTACTTGCTCAGGTGCTCTTCCCACATCTTGGTGGCGGGGAAGCGCGCATCCACCCAGTCCATGAACTTGCTCATCATGCGTTCTCCTGATCGACGCCGATGACGATGATGTCGTCAGACTCGTACGAATGCGGCGGCACGGGCAGATTGAGCGGCGCCGGCTGCGACTTGTACACGCGACCAGCGAGGTCGTAGTGCGAACCGTGGCAAGGGCAGAAATAGCCGCCCACCCACTTCGGACCCAGGTCGGCTGGCGCCACTTCCGGACGGAAGGTGGGCGAGCAGCCCAGGTGCGTGCACAGCCCGACAAGGATGAGGATTTCCGGCTTGATCGACCGGACCTGCGGATCGACGTAGGTCGGCTGCACCGACTCCTTGGACTGCGGGTCGGAGAGCTCGCCGGTAAGATTTTGCAGATTCCCGAGGATCTCCGGCGTTCGCCGCACGATGAACACCGGTTGCCCACGCCATTCAGCGACCATCTGCTGCCCTGGCTCGATCTTGGCGATATTGACCTTCACAGGTGCCCCAGCCGCCTTGGCCTTGGCGCTTGGGAACCATGACCCCACGAACGGTACCGCAGCCCCGACCGCCCCTGCAGCCCCCACCACGGATGTGGCAGCTACGAGGAAGCGGCGCCGGCCTGCGTTGACGCCGTCATTGCTCATTCAATCCTCTCCCATCAGCTTTCTTCTCGCCCGTCGCAACAGGCGTCTATTAGTAATGTCTGTGGCGCTAAAAATTGGTCGCCATGGTAGGAAACAAGTCCACACACTGACAAGGTGATTAGCGCTGCCAAGGACACAACCCGCGCTTTGCTTGATCTACGTCTATGTGGCAAGCGCCTGCGAATCCGCTGGGGAGAAATGGCAGACATAAAAAAAGCCCGGTTCCAAAGAACCGGGCTTTTTTCGACTGCCGAAGCGGTATTAACGCTTGGAGTACTGAGGACGCTTACGCGCTTTACGCAGACCCACTTTCTTACGCTCGACTTCACGAGCGTCGCGGGTGACGTAGCCAGCACGACGCAGCGCGCCACGCAGGGTTTCGTCGTATTCCATCAGAGCGCGGGTGATACCGTGGCGGATCGCACCGGCTTGACCGCTGACACCACCACCGGCGACGGTGACGTAGATGTCGAACTTCTGGGTGCTCTCGGTCAGCTCCAGCGGCTGGCGAACAACCATGCGAGCGGTTTCGCGACCGAAGAAGGTGTCCAGAGGACGGTTGTTGATGGAGATGTTACCAGTGCCCGGACGCAGGAAAACGCGAGCGGTTGCGGTCTTGCGACGGCCAGTGCCGTAATTTTGAGTCGCCGACATAATGAACTATCCCGTTAGATCTTCAGTTCTTGAGGCTGCTGAGCAGTGTGAGGGTGAGCAGCACCCGCGTACACTTTCAGCTTGCGGTACATGTCGCGACCCAGCGGGTTCTTCGGCAGCATGCCTTTGACCGCGGTCTCGATGACACGCTCAGGGGCCTTGTCGATCAGCTTCTCGAAGCTGATTTCCTTGATGCCGCCCGGGAAGCCGGAGTGGGAGTAGTACATCTTGTCCGAAGACTTGGCACCAGTGACACGAACCTGCTCGGCGTTGATGACGACGATGTAGTCGCCGGTGTCAACGTGAGGGGTGTACTCTGCCTTGTGCTTGCCACGCAGGCGACGAGCGATTTCGGTAGCCAGACGACCCAGGGTCTGACCAGCGGCGTCAACTACGTACCAGTCGCGCTTTACTGTTTCCGGTTTAGCAGTAAAAGTTTTCATTCTCTAAAGCCTCAGAGGCCGCCCAGCGAAAAATAGACGGCGAATCTTACTGGATAGTGCACAGCTTGCCAAGGGCAAGCGCGCAGCCTCGCATTGGGCGCTAAGTGGGGGCTCGGGTCGGCGCGTCCAATGTTCGACAAAGGTTCCTCCTGCATGGTGGTGCATCACTTCCGCCACACGGAGAGGGTCGTCATTATCCAGATTGCGCTGAGAATATCAACCTGCTTTGATGGCTTATTTCAACTGCAGAGAGCCTTCCCCATGCATTACCGCAAGCTCGGCCGTACCGACCTCGACGTCAGCGCCCTGTGCCTGGGCACCATGACCTGGGGCGAGCAGAACGTCCAGGACGAGGCCTTCGCCCAGATCGGCCTGGCCAAGGCCGCCGGCATCAACTTCATCGACACCGCCGAGATGTATCCGGTGCCGCCGCGCCCGGAAACCTACGCCGCCACCGAGCGCATCATCGGTAACTGGTTCCGCGCCAACGGCGACCGTGACGACTGGATCCTCGCCAGCAAGGTGGCCGGTCCAGGCAACGGCATCAGCCATATCCGCGACGGCCAGCTCAAGCACAACCGCCAGCACATCGTCGCGGCGCTGGATGCCAGCCTCGAACGCCTGCAGACCGATCGCATCGACCTCTACCAATTGCATTGGCCAGAGCGCTCCACCAACTTCTTCGGCAAGCTGGGCTACCAGCACCAGCCCAATGACCTGTTCACCCCGCTGGAGGAAACCCTGGAGGTGCTCGACGAACAGGTGCGCGCTGGCAAGATCCGCCATATCGGCCTGTCCAACGAAACGCCCTGGGGCACCCTGAAGTTCCTGCACCTGGCCGAGACCCGCGGCTGGCCACGGGCGGTATCGATCCAGAACCCCTACAACCTGCTCAACCGCAGCTTCGAGGTGGGCCTGGCGGAAGTGGCGATCCGCGAGCAATGCGGCCTGCTGGCCTACTCGCCGCTGGCTTTCGGCATGCTGACGGGCAAGTACGAGGACGGCGCCCGCCCCGAGAACGCCCGCCTGACCCTCTTTAGCCGCTTCGCCCGCTACTCCAACCCGCAGACCGTGGCCGCCTGCAGCCGCTACGTGCAACTGGCCCGCGAGCACGGCCTGGACCCCGCACAGATGGCCCTGGCCTTCGTCACCGGCCAGCCCTTCGTCACCAGCAACATCATCGGCGCCACAGACCTGAAGCAACTGCAAAGCAACCTCGCCAGCGCCGATCTGGTGTTGAGCGACGAACTCCTGGCAGCGATCGAAGCCCTGCACCAGCAGCAGCCCAACCCCGCACCTTGAGGAAGCGGCAAGCGGCAAGCGGTAAGCGGCAAGAAAAAGCAGGGCGTGGGTGCCTGGACTATCGCTTGCCGCTTAAAGCTTGCAGCCAACCGGAAAACATAAGACGATCCAGCCGGTGATTGACCACTTTCCCCTATAAGAACAACGACGATGATGTTTACCCAACCCTCCGCGTCATTGCGGCGCGTCAGCATCCTGGCAATCGATAAAGTCTTCGCATCGACACTGATGCAGGCCAAGGACTTCTTCCACCTGGCCAGCCTGCGCTACAGCAAACAGCTGGGCCTGGGCCTGCAGTCGATGTTCGAGATTCACCTGGTAAGCCCAGATGGCCAGCCCGTCAACAGCTTCAGCGATGTTCAGTTGCCCGTGGACGGGGCACTGGGTGACGCCGACGTGATCATCCTTCCGGCCTTCTGGGAAGACTTCGACAACCTGCTCGCCCGCTATCCCCAAGTGCTACCCTGGCTGCGCGAGCAGCACGCCCGCGGCGCCGTGCTCTGCGGCGAGGCCAGTGGGGTGCTCTGGCTCGCCGAATCGGGGCTGCTCGACGGCAAGGAGGCGACCACCTAC
Proteins encoded in this region:
- a CDS encoding YraN family protein, with translation MHHASPASAGLAAECQALAFLQGHGLQLLTRNWRCKGGELDLVMLDADTVVFVEVRYRLHAGFGGALESIDGRKQKRLALAATEFLQKESRWAHRPCRFDVVALQGSHHAGRPLQWLKNAFEC
- a CDS encoding phosphoheptose isomerase, which codes for MDMQSRIRRLFQASIDTKQQAMDILAPYIEQASLVMVNALLNEGKMLACGNGGSAGDAQHFSSELLNRFERERPSLPAIALTTDSSTLTSIANDYSYNEVFSKQIRALGQPGDVLLAISTSGNSANVIQAIQAAHDREMIVVALTGRDGGGMASLLLPEDVEIRVPATVTARIQEVHLLAIHCLCDLIDSQLFGSEE
- a CDS encoding BON domain-containing protein; this encodes MIPKRLGLMALTLCLGITGCSSVLNETRNSPIEDDRSTRTLGSKIDDSLIETKVSVNVAKASPDLDNGSHVVVSSYNGIVLLAGQVPRADLKSLAEQTASQVQRVKKVHNELQVMQPSSILARNNDAWLTTKIKTQMLGDPNVSSSRIKVITENGIVYLLGLVTQQQANAATNVVQGVSGVQKIVKLFEYID
- a CDS encoding YgdI/YgdR family lipoprotein; the encoded protein is MKKSLLSLIAIAGFAALAGCSTPSVITLNDGRELQTLDKPKFDDDSGFYEFKQLDGKPTRINKDQVRTIKDL
- a CDS encoding ClpXP protease specificity-enhancing factor translates to MNSSRPYLVRALYEWIVDNDCTPHMLVNAEYPAVQVPQGFASDGQIVLNISPSAVRNLHMDNDAVSFEGRFGGVAHSLYVPSAAILGIYARENGQGMVFELEPALMEDEALEEDDSVQPDDDGPPEGGGQPPRPSGRPSLKVVK
- a CDS encoding glutathione S-transferase N-terminal domain-containing protein produces the protein MGATNRLACYSDPADHYSHRVRLVLAEKGVNAQIVDVVADRLPPKLVEVNPYGSVPTLVDRDLALYEPTVVMEYLEERYPHPPLMPVYPVARGNSRLLMHRIQRDWCALADLILDTRTGETSRSEARKSLRESLTGVSPLFGEFACFMSEEQSLVDCCLLPILWRLPVLGIELPRQAKPLLDYMERQFAREPFQASLSATEREMRKL
- a CDS encoding cytochrome c1; translation: MKKLIAVLCLALMPGLSFAAEHGVELDKVDIDLADKAAMQDGARTFANYCMGCHSAKFQRYERVADDLGIPHEVMLENLVFTGAKIGDHMKIGMRPDDAKTWFGAAPPDLTLVARVRGNDWLYSYLRSFYQDPSRPYGVNNKVFPNVGMPNVLVGLQGNQVIGCKQIQTVVDGKKQFDPLTGAPLTHEACDQLTVEPKSGTLTAEQFDEKVKNLVTFLAYSANPVKLESQRIGTYVLLYLAFFFVFAYLLKREYWKDVH
- a CDS encoding cytochrome b codes for the protein MSKFMDWVDARFPATKMWEEHLSKYYAPKNFNFLYFFGSLALLVLVNQIVTGVWLTMSFTPSAEEAFASVEYIMRDVEYGWILRYLHSTGASAFFIVVYLHMFRGLLYGSYQKPRELVWLFGMLIYLALMAEAFMGYLLPWGQMSYWGAQVIISLFGAIPVIGDDLTQWIRGDYLISGITLNRFFALHVVALPIVILGLVVLHILALHEVGSNNPDGIDIKKHKDENGIPLDGIPFHPYYTVKDIVGVVVFLFVFCSVVFFFPEMGGYFLEKPNFEQANAFKTPEHIAPVWYFTPFYAILRAVPDKLFGVIAMGAAIAVLFVLPWLDRSPVRSMRYKGWLSKLFLLVFCVAFIILGILGVLAPTPGRTLLSQICTVLYFAYFVLMPFYTRLEKTKPVPERVTG
- the petA gene encoding ubiquinol-cytochrome c reductase iron-sulfur subunit, translating into MSNDGVNAGRRRFLVAATSVVGAAGAVGAAVPFVGSWFPSAKAKAAGAPVKVNIAKIEPGQQMVAEWRGQPVFIVRRTPEILGNLQNLTGELSDPQSKESVQPTYVDPQVRSIKPEILILVGLCTHLGCSPTFRPEVAPADLGPKWVGGYFCPCHGSHYDLAGRVYKSQPAPLNLPVPPHSYESDDIIVIGVDQENA
- the rpsI gene encoding 30S ribosomal protein S9, encoding MSATQNYGTGRRKTATARVFLRPGTGNISINNRPLDTFFGRETARMVVRQPLELTESTQKFDIYVTVAGGGVSGQAGAIRHGITRALMEYDETLRGALRRAGYVTRDAREVERKKVGLRKARKRPQYSKR
- the rplM gene encoding 50S ribosomal protein L13, whose product is MKTFTAKPETVKRDWYVVDAAGQTLGRLATEIARRLRGKHKAEYTPHVDTGDYIVVINAEQVRVTGAKSSDKMYYSHSGFPGGIKEISFEKLIDKAPERVIETAVKGMLPKNPLGRDMYRKLKVYAGAAHPHTAQQPQELKI
- a CDS encoding NADP(H)-dependent aldo-keto reductase, yielding MHYRKLGRTDLDVSALCLGTMTWGEQNVQDEAFAQIGLAKAAGINFIDTAEMYPVPPRPETYAATERIIGNWFRANGDRDDWILASKVAGPGNGISHIRDGQLKHNRQHIVAALDASLERLQTDRIDLYQLHWPERSTNFFGKLGYQHQPNDLFTPLEETLEVLDEQVRAGKIRHIGLSNETPWGTLKFLHLAETRGWPRAVSIQNPYNLLNRSFEVGLAEVAIREQCGLLAYSPLAFGMLTGKYEDGARPENARLTLFSRFARYSNPQTVAACSRYVQLAREHGLDPAQMALAFVTGQPFVTSNIIGATDLKQLQSNLASADLVLSDELLAAIEALHQQQPNPAP